A window of Pseudooceanicola aestuarii contains these coding sequences:
- a CDS encoding TrbC/VirB2 family protein has translation MKQISNLFVATLALFLLIAEPALAQSIDLSPIQSLLQGIVDALTGPLGVVIATLAVLGVFLSWFFNIIDLRQALWVLVGIAGVAAAPTIVAAVFAGG, from the coding sequence ATGAAACAGATTTCAAACCTCTTTGTCGCCACGCTGGCGCTATTCCTGCTGATTGCCGAACCCGCCCTCGCCCAGAGCATTGATCTCTCCCCGATCCAGAGCCTGTTACAGGGCATCGTCGATGCGCTGACCGGCCCACTTGGCGTTGTCATCGCGACGCTTGCCGTTCTCGGGGTCTTTCTCAGCTGGTTCTTCAACATCATCGATCTGCGCCAGGCGCTCTGGGTCCTCGTGGGCATCGCTGGTGTTGCCGCCGCCCCCACCATCGTTGCCGCGGTCTTTGCCGGTGGCTGA
- a CDS encoding type IV secretion system protein VirB3, translated as MAERAPLFLGLVRPPKLLGLPIMYAMVWLFGSVLLFVWVQHIAVLGFAALLYPVLWKAADWDPRFIDVMMTALQETPPTRNRSIHGGDSYAP; from the coding sequence GTGGCTGAGCGCGCGCCTCTCTTTCTCGGCCTCGTGCGCCCGCCGAAGCTTCTGGGCCTGCCCATCATGTACGCGATGGTCTGGCTCTTCGGTTCGGTGCTCTTGTTCGTCTGGGTCCAGCACATCGCGGTGCTGGGTTTCGCCGCCCTGCTCTATCCGGTGCTCTGGAAGGCCGCGGATTGGGACCCGCGTTTCATCGACGTGATGATGACGGCACTGCAGGAGACGCCGCCCACGCGGAACAGAAGCATCCATGGCGGGGACAGCTATGCGCCATAA
- a CDS encoding virB8 family protein, which produces MASEQEIIEEELVYGALRRERLWQRLGLIGLVFGIIGCLSAAAVSILDVDPPPVVVPYDPATGFALPEASVGASSVTANQAIIEAEVFRYVTDREVYNQLDNDLRIRSVLRRSDGAAESGLRQIWNSANENYPPTVYGPNARLDVEILSINRIGTNRATVRLRKRLTSINGTQTGLFTATLLFEFRPETRRSIDEVWTNPFGFTVLEYSIRSDRLEN; this is translated from the coding sequence GTGGCGAGTGAACAAGAGATCATCGAGGAAGAACTGGTCTACGGTGCCCTGCGCCGTGAACGGCTTTGGCAGCGTCTTGGCCTGATAGGCCTTGTCTTCGGCATCATCGGCTGTCTGAGCGCGGCAGCTGTCTCGATCCTAGATGTCGATCCGCCCCCCGTCGTTGTCCCCTATGATCCCGCCACCGGCTTTGCACTCCCCGAAGCCTCGGTGGGCGCTTCCTCGGTGACCGCCAACCAGGCGATCATCGAGGCGGAGGTGTTCCGCTATGTGACCGACCGGGAGGTCTATAACCAGCTCGACAACGATCTGCGCATCCGCAGCGTCCTGCGCCGCTCGGACGGAGCTGCCGAGAGCGGGCTGCGCCAGATCTGGAACAGCGCCAACGAGAATTACCCGCCGACGGTCTATGGCCCCAATGCTCGGCTCGACGTGGAGATCCTCAGCATCAACCGGATCGGAACCAACCGCGCGACGGTCCGCCTGCGCAAGCGCCTGACGTCCATTAACGGCACCCAGACCGGCCTCTTCACTGCGACGCTTCTCTTCGAGTTCCGCCCAGAGACCCGCCGCTCCATCGACGAGGTCTGGACCAATCCATTCGGCTTCACCGTCCTCGAATATTCCATCCGCTCCGACAGATTGGAGAACTGA
- a CDS encoding TrbG/VirB9 family P-type conjugative transfer protein, whose protein sequence is MLFIRSLIFVIALLPGLASAEAIPRGGPNDSRVRLATYQEGQVYRLNVSLTHVTSIEFGEGESIRSIIAGDTEGFEIDGVPGGQAFAIKPVARGVHTNVTVYTNRRSYYFNVQETRSPTFYVVQFRYPEDDARPTRAIAAQAPNYNYGASARTEFTPTRIWDDGTFTYFAFPRNAPVPAIFRYAGGRERTVNTQTPEDGVIRVSGVNRQWVLRLGEEVVCIEAIPPAEAAS, encoded by the coding sequence TTGTTGTTTATAAGATCGCTTATTTTTGTCATTGCCCTGTTGCCCGGCCTCGCCTCTGCCGAAGCCATCCCGCGTGGCGGTCCCAACGACAGCCGGGTGCGCTTGGCCACCTACCAGGAGGGTCAGGTCTACCGTCTCAACGTGTCGCTCACCCATGTCACCAGCATCGAGTTCGGCGAGGGCGAAAGCATCCGCTCGATCATCGCGGGCGACACGGAAGGGTTCGAGATCGACGGCGTCCCGGGCGGTCAGGCCTTCGCGATCAAGCCTGTGGCGCGCGGGGTGCATACCAATGTGACCGTCTATACCAACCGCCGCAGCTATTATTTCAACGTCCAGGAGACCCGCAGCCCAACCTTCTACGTGGTGCAGTTCCGCTATCCGGAGGACGATGCGCGCCCGACCCGGGCCATCGCCGCCCAAGCGCCGAACTACAATTACGGCGCCAGCGCGCGGACCGAGTTCACGCCAACGCGCATCTGGGATGACGGGACGTTCACGTATTTCGCGTTTCCAAGAAACGCGCCTGTGCCCGCGATCTTCCGCTACGCGGGCGGCCGCGAGCGCACGGTCAACACGCAAACCCCTGAAGACGGCGTGATCCGCGTCAGCGGCGTGAACCGCCAATGGGTCCTGCGACTTGGCGAAGAGGTGGTCTGCATCGAGGCGATCCCGCCCGCGGAGGCCGCCTCATGA
- a CDS encoding c-type cytochrome, translated as MNEGVPAAYRGARNTIRATPEVIAEGQTLYTANCASCHGAEGLGDGEAGRSLVPSPALLRWFVQMPMSGDEYLLWAISEGGQRFGTEMPAFREALTEEEIWKIIAYMRAGFP; from the coding sequence ATGAACGAGGGCGTGCCCGCAGCTTATCGGGGTGCTCGGAACACTATTCGCGCGACGCCTGAAGTTATCGCGGAAGGCCAGACGCTATACACAGCGAACTGCGCAAGTTGTCATGGAGCCGAGGGTCTCGGGGATGGTGAGGCCGGTCGGTCTCTCGTGCCTTCTCCGGCTCTCCTTAGATGGTTTGTTCAGATGCCGATGTCGGGAGACGAGTATCTGCTCTGGGCAATTTCTGAGGGCGGTCAGCGCTTCGGAACAGAAATGCCAGCCTTCAGGGAAGCGCTGACTGAAGAAGAAATCTGGAAAATCATCGCATACATGCGTGCGGGGTTCCCGTGA
- a CDS encoding type IV secretion system protein B4, whose product MRHNEALDETLDPRTLTPDWYSRETRLAHMLPYVSLVDDQTVRTRVNELFRCIRLEGINSYTTDDTYLDKVTALFARIVAQLGPEFSYYLHKVSKAIKPDLDPIREDSFAGEVDRRWRAKLETSGLRDKTLTLTVIHRPPPKSLLPFLSRSAPDRLKEETRKRLQRLGEAVNVFLSGLTELKPRLLSAGSGELVGFLGALNTGTELPLYPANTYGFLSVNVANTRVTFHGDHFELSEGVVGHRYGKSFTIGEYSEGTSCTMFDMLNLPVDMIVTHSFTPINSNLMAGRIKRQKRQMQASQDAALSLMEALDIAADDLEAKRQSFGEHHMVVTLFCETLEELQTLSAEIVNAAATEGVKMIGERVASKAHYLSQHPGNQPKRVRASAVTNRNFADFAAFHRTQLGKPAAKTPWSRVVTYLPTPEQSAYRFSYHEQGSPDKEPTSGHTLIMGRPGSGKSVLSAFLMTQARRAGARIFVFDYRLGIEMAVRANGGRYASLNAGQPTGLNPLWTETDSRGTAWLSDWLTTLLYRADKPLTPAQTNRIQEVVRQNAQASNPALRNWRDFASLFVSTDDGGDLHQRLLEWTEDGRYGWIFGQNLEDTFSLKGDVVGFDLTGILDSEADKERMAVLSYLFRRVEREIEDRRPTIIVIDEAWKALDNAYFAERLSNWLVTARKQNTVAVMMTQYASQLERTRTGKTIVEAVPTQILLPNIRAQPADYAMLNLTEKELDVLLNTGSNSRLALIRDDQGSIVVDADLSALGPNLTILGGMEKGEALVGADYRDRPDFWRLS is encoded by the coding sequence ATGCGCCATAATGAAGCCCTGGACGAAACGCTCGATCCCCGCACCCTGACGCCGGACTGGTATTCCCGAGAAACCCGGCTCGCGCATATGCTGCCCTATGTGAGCCTCGTCGACGACCAAACCGTGCGGACCCGGGTGAACGAGCTCTTCCGGTGTATCCGGCTCGAGGGGATCAACAGCTACACGACCGACGATACCTATCTCGACAAGGTGACGGCGCTCTTTGCCCGCATCGTCGCGCAACTTGGGCCGGAATTCAGCTATTACCTCCACAAGGTCTCCAAGGCCATCAAACCTGATCTCGACCCGATCCGTGAGGACAGCTTCGCGGGAGAAGTCGACCGGCGCTGGCGCGCGAAACTCGAGACCAGCGGGCTGCGCGACAAGACGCTGACGCTCACCGTCATTCACCGCCCGCCTCCGAAAAGCCTCCTGCCGTTCCTGAGCCGCAGCGCGCCGGACCGACTGAAGGAGGAGACCCGCAAACGCCTGCAGCGCCTCGGTGAGGCCGTGAACGTCTTCCTCTCGGGGCTTACCGAGCTCAAGCCGCGCCTGCTGTCAGCCGGATCGGGAGAGTTGGTGGGCTTTTTGGGCGCGCTCAACACGGGCACCGAGCTGCCGCTCTACCCGGCAAACACCTACGGCTTTTTGTCCGTCAACGTCGCCAATACCCGCGTGACGTTTCATGGCGATCATTTCGAGCTCTCGGAAGGCGTCGTGGGGCATCGCTACGGCAAGAGTTTCACCATCGGGGAATACTCGGAAGGCACCTCCTGCACCATGTTCGACATGCTGAACCTGCCGGTCGACATGATCGTGACGCACTCCTTCACGCCGATCAATTCGAACCTCATGGCGGGCCGTATCAAGCGGCAAAAGCGCCAGATGCAGGCCAGCCAGGACGCGGCCCTCTCGCTCATGGAAGCCCTCGACATCGCCGCCGATGATCTCGAGGCCAAGCGCCAAAGCTTCGGCGAACACCATATGGTCGTGACGCTCTTCTGCGAAACGCTCGAAGAGCTGCAAACCCTCAGCGCGGAGATCGTGAACGCCGCCGCGACCGAGGGCGTGAAAATGATCGGCGAGCGGGTCGCATCAAAAGCACATTACCTCAGCCAACATCCCGGCAACCAACCCAAGCGTGTCCGCGCGAGCGCCGTCACCAATCGCAACTTCGCGGATTTTGCGGCCTTTCACCGGACACAGCTCGGCAAACCCGCCGCGAAAACCCCATGGAGCCGGGTCGTCACTTATTTGCCCACGCCGGAGCAGAGCGCCTACCGGTTTTCCTATCACGAGCAAGGCAGCCCGGACAAAGAACCGACCAGCGGGCATACCCTGATCATGGGGCGGCCGGGGTCGGGCAAGTCGGTACTCTCGGCCTTCCTGATGACCCAGGCCCGCCGCGCAGGCGCGCGGATCTTCGTTTTCGACTACCGCCTCGGCATAGAGATGGCGGTGCGCGCAAATGGCGGGCGCTACGCATCCCTGAACGCCGGTCAGCCCACGGGTCTCAATCCCCTTTGGACTGAAACCGATAGTCGTGGCACCGCCTGGCTCTCGGACTGGCTCACAACGCTGCTCTACCGCGCCGACAAACCCCTGACCCCGGCGCAGACCAACCGCATCCAGGAAGTCGTGCGCCAGAATGCCCAGGCCTCCAATCCGGCCCTGCGGAACTGGCGGGATTTCGCATCGCTTTTTGTGTCCACAGATGATGGCGGCGATCTGCACCAGCGCCTGCTCGAGTGGACCGAAGACGGCCGCTACGGCTGGATCTTCGGGCAGAACCTCGAGGACACGTTCTCGCTCAAAGGCGATGTGGTGGGCTTCGATCTGACCGGCATTCTCGACAGCGAGGCCGACAAGGAGCGGATGGCTGTTCTCTCCTATCTTTTCCGCCGGGTCGAGCGCGAGATCGAGGACCGCCGCCCCACCATCATCGTGATCGACGAGGCCTGGAAGGCGCTCGACAACGCATATTTCGCCGAACGGCTGTCGAACTGGCTCGTGACTGCGCGCAAGCAGAACACCGTCGCGGTGATGATGACGCAATATGCCAGCCAGCTTGAGCGCACCCGGACCGGCAAGACCATCGTCGAAGCCGTTCCGACGCAGATCCTGCTGCCCAATATCCGCGCGCAGCCTGCGGACTACGCCATGCTGAACCTCACGGAGAAGGAGCTCGACGTCCTTCTCAACACGGGCAGCAACAGCCGCCTCGCACTGATCCGCGACGATCAGGGCTCGATCGTGGTCGATGCCGATCTCAGTGCTCTCGGGCCCAATCTCACCATCCTCGGCGGCATGGAGAAAGGCGAGGCGCTCGTCGGCGCCGATTACCGCGACCGCCCAGATTTTTGGAGGCTTTCATGA
- a CDS encoding lytic transglycosylase domain-containing protein gives MKSSLPHILALCLLPGLALSQGVPTNDSGLTARDIVETGDREADLAIQADKLSVRELIAEIEREQLETLQRILDAQTSFGGQGLPAMVSGLESGSGDPDRAVEAVYGTGEIDPNPGGAQMFGDAAENIEQLIIRVAQETSGFAGVGRAGLSPVQWRALLQALIWQESRFAIGARSPVGAYGLTQIMPGTASDLGINPEYYDSPYLQVHGGARYLATQLNTFDGNIINALAAYNAGPGRVFEYGGVPPFRETQHYVQVIPERYNLYLTRIGGIEALGTIDPALLANANLSLTGHGAAFYGNNSPAAIRQAALRIADIVERISETEDVQESVALNTYARAELVRLVAARIRLQAARTRVLSAEELAQASARMAEGAFMDFTIREIE, from the coding sequence TTGAAGTCTAGCCTGCCTCATATCCTAGCGCTTTGCCTGCTGCCAGGTCTCGCCTTGTCTCAGGGCGTGCCGACCAATGACAGTGGGCTGACCGCGCGTGATATCGTCGAGACTGGCGATCGCGAGGCAGACCTCGCGATCCAGGCCGACAAGCTTTCCGTGCGCGAACTCATCGCCGAGATCGAACGGGAGCAGCTGGAAACCCTGCAACGCATCCTCGATGCCCAGACCAGCTTCGGCGGTCAGGGCTTGCCGGCTATGGTCTCGGGGCTGGAAAGCGGCAGCGGCGATCCCGACCGCGCCGTGGAAGCCGTCTATGGCACGGGCGAGATCGACCCCAATCCCGGCGGTGCGCAGATGTTCGGCGACGCCGCCGAGAACATCGAGCAGCTCATCATCCGCGTCGCCCAGGAAACCAGCGGCTTTGCGGGTGTTGGCCGCGCAGGGCTCTCCCCCGTCCAATGGCGCGCGCTGCTGCAAGCGCTGATCTGGCAGGAAAGCCGGTTTGCGATCGGTGCACGGTCTCCCGTCGGCGCCTATGGCCTCACCCAGATCATGCCGGGCACCGCCAGCGATCTCGGCATCAACCCGGAATACTATGACAGCCCCTATCTGCAGGTGCATGGCGGCGCGCGCTACCTCGCGACCCAGCTCAACACATTCGATGGCAACATCATCAACGCCCTCGCGGCCTATAACGCCGGACCCGGCCGGGTTTTCGAGTATGGCGGCGTTCCGCCCTTTCGCGAGACCCAGCACTACGTCCAGGTGATCCCCGAACGCTATAACCTCTATTTGACCCGTATCGGCGGGATCGAAGCGCTTGGCACGATCGACCCCGCGCTTCTGGCCAATGCCAACCTCTCGCTCACTGGGCACGGCGCGGCCTTCTATGGCAACAACTCACCCGCCGCGATCAGGCAAGCCGCCCTGCGTATTGCGGATATCGTCGAACGGATTTCCGAGACCGAGGATGTGCAGGAGAGCGTTGCGCTCAACACTTATGCCCGCGCCGAACTCGTGCGTCTCGTGGCCGCCCGCATCCGGCTTCAGGCGGCACGCACCCGCGTACTCTCCGCCGAAGAGCTGGCCCAGGCCAGCGCCCGCATGGCCGAAGGCGCGTTCATGGATTTTACGATCAGGGAGATTGAATGA
- a CDS encoding helix-turn-helix domain-containing protein gives MAKTIRTNGQLALVRALVDARQNAGLSQQQLAAKLKRHQSFVARLESGERRIDVVEFTVLARVIGFDKDEVLSIVEAATEPDHRI, from the coding sequence GTGGCAAAGACAATCAGAACAAATGGCCAGTTGGCGCTCGTCCGTGCGTTGGTTGATGCACGTCAGAATGCGGGTCTCAGCCAGCAGCAGTTGGCGGCGAAGCTCAAACGCCACCAGTCGTTTGTGGCACGTCTCGAAAGCGGCGAGCGTCGTATCGACGTCGTGGAGTTTACAGTTCTGGCGAGGGTTATCGGCTTTGATAAAGATGAAGTCCTGTCGATTGTCGAAGCCGCCACGGAGCCCGACCACAGGATATGA
- a CDS encoding lytic transglycosylase domain-containing protein, producing the protein MVLVMESDGSLTPSRSQDSFARNYNDGIGQGSAADELAILGEDEPDTEPDALRFAAFSRPAPLPRADVLSGIQTTALRYAGHPGLRRAGLSVTDWLTLYRANIEVESAYRQDAISSAGAIGLGQLMPATARDLGVDPRDPLQNLDGSARYLAMMLESFGDPHLALAAYNAGPDAVRQYGGVPPYRETQNHVARVMAVVARLEGSNS; encoded by the coding sequence ATGGTGCTGGTCATGGAGAGCGACGGCTCTCTGACCCCATCCCGGTCTCAGGACAGTTTTGCCCGCAACTACAATGACGGCATAGGTCAGGGGTCTGCTGCTGATGAGCTAGCGATCCTCGGTGAAGATGAACCCGATACTGAACCTGACGCATTGCGTTTTGCAGCCTTCTCGCGGCCCGCTCCCCTGCCCCGCGCCGATGTCCTCTCCGGGATTCAGACCACGGCCTTGCGCTATGCCGGCCATCCCGGCCTGCGTCGCGCGGGGCTTTCCGTGACGGATTGGCTGACGCTCTATCGCGCCAATATCGAGGTTGAGAGCGCCTACCGGCAGGATGCGATCTCGAGTGCAGGTGCCATTGGCCTTGGTCAATTGATGCCAGCGACGGCGCGTGATCTGGGCGTCGACCCGCGTGATCCGCTGCAGAACCTCGACGGCTCCGCCCGCTACCTTGCCATGATGCTGGAGAGTTTCGGCGATCCGCATCTTGCGCTGGCTGCCTACAACGCCGGACCCGATGCGGTCCGCCAGTATGGCGGCGTTCCCCCCTACCGAGAAACCCAGAACCACGTGGCCCGCGTCATGGCCGTCGTGGCCCGATTGGAAGGATCAAATTCATGA
- a CDS encoding type IV secretion system protein, which translates to MGHLLLRTALATTLGIGLQFSALPPVSAQGVPVVDTQNIAQNIQQLRQMIEDEILQNEQLTQLREQLATLTDQLAELQRTYEALTRLAELPEIIRTEMEDELNGLLDQEFGDILATIEAIKTGDFSGLSGSGAGEIETQMDRVLADLGFDEDTLSEMATSGNPGANRVATQATTGALVSAAAQNSYEDAGQSLERVDRLVGLIDDMEELKQSVDLNTRVTAELAIALVAMWQLEAIQTVGDGTGGVIDAATIAEEQRFMDFTLPELRAE; encoded by the coding sequence ATGGGACATCTGCTCTTGAGGACAGCTTTGGCCACGACACTTGGCATTGGCTTGCAGTTCAGCGCCCTACCCCCTGTCTCAGCACAAGGCGTGCCCGTCGTCGATACCCAGAACATCGCGCAAAACATCCAGCAGCTCCGGCAGATGATCGAAGACGAGATCCTGCAAAACGAGCAGCTGACGCAGCTCCGCGAACAGCTTGCCACACTCACGGATCAACTCGCGGAGCTGCAAAGAACCTACGAGGCCCTCACCCGCCTCGCCGAGCTTCCAGAAATCATTCGCACCGAGATGGAAGACGAACTCAATGGCCTGCTCGACCAGGAGTTCGGGGACATCCTCGCCACGATTGAGGCGATCAAGACTGGGGATTTCTCCGGCCTGTCCGGCTCTGGCGCAGGCGAAATCGAAACCCAGATGGACCGGGTGCTGGCCGATCTCGGCTTCGATGAAGACACGCTCTCGGAAATGGCCACCAGCGGCAATCCCGGGGCCAACCGCGTGGCGACGCAGGCAACAACCGGCGCGCTCGTCTCAGCCGCCGCCCAGAACAGCTATGAAGATGCCGGCCAGTCGCTCGAGCGGGTCGACCGCCTTGTCGGGCTCATCGACGACATGGAAGAGCTCAAGCAAAGCGTCGATCTCAACACGCGCGTGACAGCTGAATTGGCCATCGCCCTCGTGGCGATGTGGCAGCTGGAAGCGATTCAAACCGTGGGCGATGGCACCGGCGGCGTGATCGATGCCGCCACCATCGCCGAGGAGCAGCGCTTCATGGATTTCACTCTGCCCGAGCTGCGGGCCGAGTGA